The segment CTTTTTATAACTGTATCATAATCCTCTGCCTCTTTTGTCTCATCTAAAATAGCACAACAATCACAAAATTTCTTTTGAAAATCATATTTTTCCTCAGCTTCTTTAAATGATCTTACCTTAAGGTATTCCAAGATATCCTTAAACAATATGCTTTCAAACTCACCTTCATATTTGCCAAAATATACTTCTCTCAAGCCTTCTAACTCTTTAACTTTTAAGTTAGAGCTTTCTTTGTTCTCTTTAAGAATAATTTCACAAGTTTTAATAGCCCTACCTAAATCGCTACTATATGCAGCTTTAAATTTGAGATTTTTAATCTTGTTTCCAACATCTTTAGCCGCTTTAATACCATCTTCAGTAAGTACCCCATCGCACCATCCTTGTGTTCTCTTTGCTCTATTAAGGATTGTTTGCCCATGTCTCATTAAATACAAAATAACTTTACCTTTACTAGCCATTGCTTTCCCCCTTTTATTCTTTAATTGAATCTTTTCTATAAAATATTCTAACCAACTTATTGCATTGGAAAACAAATTTTGATTTAAATTTGTAAATTTAAGCTTATAAGAAAAAGAAAAACGGGGACGGTTAACTTCTTCGTACCTTTTAAAATACTTAAATTAACTTAACCGTCCCCTTATTCCACCCCGAGGGCAAACTAACTGACTATCTACAAAAATATTATAAACGGAAGCTATTTGAGGTTCATTTTTAAGACATTTAGCCCTTTTATTAATTCTCTTCCAGTATATTTCAAAACCATTATCAAACTTATTTTCCTCAAATTTTTCATTCTGCCAATAGGTATTAAATATTTCAGTAATACTATTACTGCATCCTAAAGCCATAGATTTATTAAAATTTTGTAAATCCTTTCCAGGTATGTATTCAATTAGCATTCAATTAATATTCACTTTGTTTCATTAAGACAAGTATATCCATAAAATTAATAATAGGTAAATTTTATTAAATACTACAAAAATTTTTTTATTTCTATCTCTTTATCATCTGATTTTTTTAAAACATATGAATTTTTCCCTATTATGATTTTATAAACATTATAATCCCTATGAGCCCCTTCACCATTTTCGTGAATCCTGTAAATACTTATTTCTTCTAATTATTCTCCAAGTTTTGGTGAAATTGATTTTACAATTGCTTTTAACTTATTTATTTCACTAATATCTTCTATTTTTTCTGTGTACAACCCCTTCATAAAAGCCATCATTTTTTATAATATTTTCACCAATATAACCTTATACTTACTTTACATTTCCCGTTCATTTGTCCTCTTGTGATTCAAAGGTTAACAAAGTAAATTAATTCATTCTAACTATTGCCATGAATATTCACAATCCTCTCAATCACTAATTTAATTTTCTTCTTTACTACATCACTAGAAATGTTTAAAATTTCTTCAACGTCTTTTCATCCTATATATTAATATATTTACCCTGGTATATATTTACCTGGTATATATTTATATTTTAGTTCTACAAGGCCCTTATAGATTTTTGTTCAATAGATCAATCGCCTATACGCTTATATCATAGATCTATTGAAAGTAATTCCTCAAAACTATCAATAACATAATCATAATCACATTTTTCAACTTGTCCAAAACCATATCTTGCATATACAAAAGGTATTCCTGCTATTTTAGCAGACTCTGCATCTTTATTTGTATCTCCAACATAAATTGGATTTTTAAGTTCATTTCTCTTTATCACTAATTTGTTGTTTTCACCTTTTGATAATCCCGTTACCCCTGGGCATTCAAAATCTTGAAAATATTTTTCTAACCTATGTGCCTTTAGAAAACATTGTATATAACCATCTTGACAGTTACTTACTATAAATAATTTATATTTTTCTGATAAAGCCTTAAGGGTTTCTTCTAGCTTTGGAAATAACTTACCACCATGCTTTCCTAAATAAATTATCTCTTCTTCACAAAATTCCTTTATTAAATTTATCTGTCTTTCCTTTTGAAACTCTGGAAATAATTTTTCTCCTATTTCATCTAATTGAAGGCCCATGCAGCTTTCCATTTCCTTAGCTGTTATACCTTTTGTTATATCTGAATGCCTTGGTATCACATTTTTCCATGCCTCACATATACCTTCTATGGCACTCCAAAGAGTTCCATCCAAATCAAAAATAATACTATCAATACTCATATTCATCCTCCGTTTGCAATTTTAATATGGGGACGGTTAAGCAATTTTGCTCTTATCAACATTCATTTAATTGCATTTAACGCTCCCTCTTTTTCAAACATCTTCTGGCTATACTTACTTATCACTTAATTATATTAAACTTTTATAAGAATTTTCCATCACATTTGGCAGTATTGAATATATATCGCAGCCACATAATTTATCAAAGTAATTTTTTAACCCTAAAAAGGATTTCCATTTATCCACAGTAAAATCAGGCACGCCATGCCTTAAAGCCACATCAATTAGCCTTTTCTCCATTATACAAGCCCCACTCGGAAGTGATATTGCATCACATAATTGTATTAACCTATCATAATCATCGTATAAAGCATTTTTTATAAAAGAAGACAAAAACTTTTTGCTCATCATTACAATCAAACTTTCCAAAAATGTTTCAACATCCTGTATTGGAAAGGAGTGTGTTAAACATATTCTGGCAACATCTTTTTCCTTTAAATTTATCATATAATTGTAGCCATCGATAGTATGCATAATTGATTTTACGCCTTCTCTACGGCCTATATCGTGCAATAATCCCATAACATAAGCCTTTCTGCTGTCTAATGTACTAATTTTATCTGCAATTAATTTTGCATTTAAGCCAACAGACCTGCTATGCTCCACCCAAGATCCTGGATTTAGTTCGCCACCTATTTGAAGCTCTCTTTCTGCCTCCTGTAAACTTAACATAATAACACCACCCTAGTTTTTTGCAATTTTTTTGTTCTTGGGGACGGTTAACTTATTTCTCCTCTATCTAATTTTTGTTTTTCAGGTTTTTGATGGGTTTTTGATTTTTGGGTGCGGTTTTGGTGCGGGGACGGTTAACTTTTATTTACCTTTGATCTAAGTAATACTTATGTAGCCTCATAGTCCACACTTAACTTACCCCATATTTTATTTCCTGCTTGTCCAATTATCTTTACTATAAACATACTCATAAGACTTAAAATTCTTGTTTAATGACTCTGAATAAAATGAGCCCTCTCTCTCAAAATTAAAACCACATTTTTCAATTAACTTTCTACAAGGTATATTATTTTGAAAACAACAAGCATAAACATATTCTATATTATTGGAAAATAAATACTCTAAAATTCCATAAACCACCTCTGACATAATTCCTTTATTTTGATAATTGTTATTTAATACAAATCCAAGTTCTTTTGTATCATCCCTCCCCTCTTCAGAATCAATATTTACTGCTATATGGCCAATTACCTTTGAATTTTCTCTATTTTCTATTGCAAAAATATTTGAGTTTTTAATATTTCTGTTCAAAACAATCTTTGAGGATAATAAACTCTTATGATGTTTCCACCCTGCCATTTCTCCAACGCCTTTCTGGCTGCAATATTCATATAAATCTTTTAAATCTTTTTCTTCAAAGGGTCTTAAAATTGTTCTTTTAGTTTCTAGCCTCATTTTATCAACTCTTTTCATATTAGATATTTTTTTCAATTATTAAATTTAATTTTTAATAATTATATTCAAACTAATAATCCCCGTAACATTTATTTATATAAAATATCCATTTTTAATATATTAGTATTTCTTGACATCTCTTAAAAATTCCTTCAATACATTTTTTAAAACCCCTTCAATAAAATTTTATTTGTTATTAATTCAACTTTCACAGTACAAAAAGAGTAACTTCTTCTTGATGGAGCTGCTGGGGACGGTTAACATATTTCAACTGCACTTTAATTAATTTTCTGCTTTTAACTTTTAATCTATTTAACAAGTTTTGCTTAACCGTCCCCGATTTTTTTCGATTTTTTCTCTATTTTTACCATGCTTGGTTGATTAAATTCAAAAACTTATATAATAGATATAAGGATAACTATTATTAATTAGTATGATTTCTTTATAATTAGTAGTAATTTTCTTTTTATTTTCACCATATCATATAGGGTGTAATAGACATTATCAAATGGAAGAATAATTATAATACTGGTATAGAAGAAATAGATAACCAGCACAAAAATTTATTTAGAATTGCAAATGATGCTTTTTCTCTTTTACAAGACAAATTTTGCATAGACAAATACGACAAAATTGTAGATATTATTAAAGAACTACAAGATTATACAGTATACCATTTTAATTCTGAGGAAGAATACATGAAAAAAATTAAATATAAAAAATTAATTTCCCATAAAGTAGAACATGATTGCTTTGTTAAAAAAATTAAGGAAATTGATTTAAATAAAATTGATTCAAATCAAGATAAGTATATTTTAGAAATACTTAATTTTGTAGTTGAATGGATATCACATCATATTATTACACAGGACAAGCTTATTGGATAATTTTTTTATTCATAATGCAGTTAAATGAACTTATATATATAGGGATGGTTAATGTTTTTAACTCATTTAAAGCACTTAATAGCAGATTTAACTTAACCGTCCCCGTTTAAACCTTAAATTAAACCTTAAATATCATATGGAAAAAATTTAAATTTTATGTCTTAAAAGCACCTTACTTTTTTTATTTCACCCCAATAAACATACCATATTCTTTAGGGATTTCAATGATTCCAGCAGCATTCTTTTTCTTTTCGTAAAAATCTATCATTGTAGTTTTTTGACTTTCACTTAAACCTTCCATGGAAGTCATTGAATATATATATTCCACCAAATCCTTAGATTCTGATATTTCCATCCTATCATAATATTCCCTGCATTGTACATTTGCAAAGTGCATACGAAGTTGCTCATAACCATTCTGAAGTGTAAACGAAACATTAGTTTTGTTTTCATTAACAAGTTGTAACTCTTTTAATGTATCGAATATAAATTTTGTTAGACCATTTTCTCCGAAAGTGGCTGTATAAAATTTACCACCTTTTTTAATACCCTATAAACTTCACACAGTGCTTTGTCTATGTTAGGTATATGATATAGCATTGAGTTTGCAATTATTATATCAAAGGTATCATTATCATAGGGTATATCTTGAATATCAATCTTTTTTATATCCACAGGGAATTTGTCATATTCATTTCGCAAATATTCCACCATTCCATCAGAAAAATCAGACAAAACAAGTTTAAACTCAGGAACTATATCACTAATATGATTTTTCCACAAATCGCCTTTACCACTACCTAGTTCTAAAATACTGCACATCTTTGTAAATTCATATTGTTTATATAGCCATGACTTAAACCCTTCTTTATTTATACTATACTTTTCATGGAAATTTTGGCGTTCATTCAAAGACAAAATATTTTCATATTGCTTCTCTACGTATTCGCTTTCTCTCATCTTTTTATAATCTAACATTTTTACATCACATATTGACTAAAGAAATATCTTTTTTCAATACTCTCCTTTCATTCATGATTGCATATCCATTTTGCAAAATTAATTTTTTCATAACCCCTTATACTCTTATACCACAATGATTTATACAATAATAGCCATCATATGGTTTTTTTCATTAATTGTAATATTAGAAAAATAATTAGTATTATTGCCATTATAGGAATAACTAAATAAACCTTATTTTTTGTTCGTAAATATTCATTCCACTCATCAATCACTTAATTCATAAGTATTAATCCAATTAAAAAAATAAACAAAACCCGTGGAATATCCACCTTTAGTATTATCAATATAATGTATGTAATAGAACACATAATAGCAATTACTCTAAGAATTTTTTTCATATTATTTCTCCTCCTTATTTTAATATTTTAGACAATAAATTAAATTATTTATTATCTAAAATACCATTAACAATAATAATAACAAATATTATTATTGTTATAAAAAAACCTAATAAATATAAATTTTTTAAACTAGCTACAATATACGAAAGAAATAAAATACCGCATATCATATAACTCCAACCTTTTCTAATACTAATTCTATCTATCATCTCAACACTGTATCTTTTTTTATAAAATCATTCATTTTTTTTAGAAGGAATAAATAACTCATTCTAAAACAATAAATAGATGCCATAATCCAAAAAGTATAAAGTAAATTATATGCTATATTCATAAATACACCTCCTTAAAAATTAACTTTTTGCAAATATGTAAATATATACATTATTGTGAAAGTTACTAGACGTCTGTCAAATGAACAATATTTAAAAATTCATATCTTTATTGATCTGCAGCATATTTTCAATATTAAATCGTATAAAAGTCCAAGGATTACACTAAATAATACAACCTTAAAAATTAAAAGCAAAACAATAGGCAAAAAATAACAGAAGATTCTAAAAATATTAGAAACAGTGAAATTGAAATATTAGAAAGATAATTAATCATCCTTATCAACTACATCCGCTCTGCTATGCCTACCAACACCAATTGGTATTAGTATAATTAACTTAACCGTCCCCAAGATTATTAAATCCTCTACAATAAACAATTACATAAAGAAAAATTTTAGCTTGCAGTTACATTTCTTAATATTATTCTCTTAATAATATTATTTTTAAGTAAAAAAATAATTGCTATAGGTCTTTTTTTACTTTGTATATAGCAATATTCATCATAATCATCTATTTTTAGTTCATATTTATTATTCTTAAAACCTTTTATAATTGACCAACTTAAAGGATATTCACTATTCTTTTCTAAAGGGTATATTTGTTTTAGTGAATATTCTTTTTTTAATTTATCTTTATTATCATTTATCTTTATTCCTTTTGTTGTAGATATCTTAGAATTAATAATATCTATTTCTATAACAGTACTACCTGTTAAATCAAAATTATTATTTGAATTAACTGTAAATTGTATATTAGGATAATATACTGAAATAGCCATCATTTGCTATAACAATTTTATCTTTTATATTTGTAATACTTAAAGGTTTACCCATAATATCAATTAATTCTTCATATTTAGTATCAAATACAGAAATATTTTTAATTTCGAACTCATTTTCTAAATTAACTATTTCTTTTTGTTCTTTTTCTTTACATTTATACCATTATTAATTTTGCCTGTATAATCAACGGTTTTGTTAAAATTCACCAATAATAAACTTATAAATAAAAAAACAAATAAAAAAACACTTATACATATTATTACTAAAAATTTTTTTATAAACATTCGCCTCTTAATACAAATTACAAGTAATATATTGTGTTAAATTCAATATATTACTTGTAATTTGTTTAACATATTCCTTTGTAAAAATAAACCATTATGCAAATATCTTATTTTAATAATCCTTAACCATATATTCCTACATCCGCTCTGCTATGCCTACCAACAACCATTGGTACTAGTATAATTTAACTTAACCGTCCCCAAGGTTACCATAATTAACTTAACCGTCCCCAAGGTTACCATAATTAACTTAACCGTCCCCAAGGTTTTGAAATTTCCCTTATTAATAGTGTTAAAAATACTATTAACACTATTATCATTCCTATAATAATCCTGTAAGGACTCCAAAGTCCCATATAAAAACTAAATCCAGAAAGATCGTTTATTATTTGAGAGGATGCTATAGGTAATAAATTTGTTATAACCTTAAAAATTCTTCCCGGTATTTTTGCAAATATTGTAATTAGGTAAAAGATATTTATTGCAATTCCTATGACTGTGGAAAGACTTGTTTTTGATGTCTTAATGGATATCCATGCTAACATAGTTGCAAGGGCAAATATCCCTAAGATTTCACTTATAGTCATAAGTATCATAGCTCCACCTAAAGTAAAATTTCCTATAGAAAATAAAGCATATACTTTAAAGCTACTATTTAACCCATTGAATCCAGCAGTTGTACCTAAAACAAGCCCAGTTCCAAGCAATGCTGCTAAAACTAAAATAACACCATACATAATAACCGGTATAAGTCTTAAAAGCAGCAGCTTTTTTCAATTTTGTTGCAAAAATAATTTCCATGCTTCCATCCTCTATGCTTTCAGAGTAAGTAGCAGCAGCAAAGAAAGTTACCATAAATATAATTATTAAAAATATTACTTTAAGATTATCAATTCCGTAATTCCAAAAATAACATGCTTCAAACCTTACAAAAGGTGTCTTTACCTTATGAATTTCTTTTAATGCCTTATTTCGCTCTTGTTTTGGAATTCTTTCTAGGATTTTTATAAATTTCTTCTTCCAGCATTCATAAAAGTTTTTAGCGTATTCATCTTTAAAATCTTCAATTCTATTTTCACTATACAAAACTCCAGGATAACTGGAAACTAAACCATATATATAACCAACAAGAGGCTGATATTTTATTTCATCTGATTTTTCATCTCTTACCTTTTTAAGTCCGAGATATAATTTATCTTCTGTGATTTTCCCAGAATACACCGACTCTTCTTTTACTATTTTAGGTAAATCCTTTTGTCCGCTAACAATCATCACATTTAATCCCATAGTTAATATGAATACAGCTATTACTGACAATAAAACATATTTTGTATGAAGACGCCTTTTAATTTCCTCATTTAACATTTTTTCACCTTCTTATATAGTTTACTATCGCAAGTGTTATAC is part of the Haloimpatiens sp. FM7315 genome and harbors:
- a CDS encoding bacteriohemerythrin; the protein is MKWKNNYNTGIEEIDNQHKNLFRIANDAFSLLQDKFCIDKYDKIVDIIKELQDYTVYHFNSEEEYMKKIKYKKLISHKVEHDCFVKKIKEIDLNKIDSNQDKYILEILNFVVEWISHHIITQDKLIG
- a CDS encoding HD domain-containing protein; protein product: MLSLQEAERELQIGGELNPGSWVEHSRSVGLNAKLIADKISTLDSRKAYVMGLLHDIGRREGVKSIMHTIDGYNYMINLKEKDVARICLTHSFPIQDVETFLESLIVMMSKKFLSSFIKNALYDDYDRLIQLCDAISLPSGACIMEKRLIDVALRHGVPDFTVDKWKSFLGLKNYFDKLCGCDIYSILPNVMENSYKSLI
- a CDS encoding histidine phosphatase family protein, with amino-acid sequence MASKGKVILYLMRHGQTILNRAKRTQGWCDGVLTEDGIKAAKDVGNKIKNLKFKAAYSSDLGRAIKTCEIILKENKESSNLKVKELEGLREVYFGKYEGEFESILFKDILEYLKVRSFKEAEEKYDFQKKFCDCCAILDETKEAEDYDTVIKRVMKTLEHICLENANEKDENVLVVIHGGIIRLIIDYLDKSFNVREMENLSISKVIYEEGNFHVECINKNCCNSDFDRENH
- a CDS encoding GNAT family N-acetyltransferase, with the translated sequence MKRVDKMRLETKRTILRPFEEKDLKDLYEYCSQKGVGEMAGWKHHKSLLSSKIVLNRNIKNSNIFAIENRENSKVIGHIAVNIDSEEGRDDTKELGFVLNNNYQNKGIMSEVVYGILEYLFSNNIEYVYACCFQNNIPCRKLIEKCGFNFEREGSFYSESLNKNFKSYEYVYSKDNWTSRK
- a CDS encoding class I SAM-dependent methyltransferase, translating into MLDYKKMRESEYVEKQYENILSLNERQNFHEKYSINKEGFKSWLYKQYEFTKMCSILELGSGKGDLWKNHISDIVPEFKLVLSDFSDGMVEYLRNEYDKFPVDIKKIDIQDIPYDNDTFDIIIANSMLYHIPNIDKALCEVYRVLKKVVNFIQPLSEKMV
- a CDS encoding HAD family hydrolase, whose amino-acid sequence is MSIDSIIFDLDGTLWSAIEGICEAWKNVIPRHSDITKGITAKEMESCMGLQLDEIGEKLFPEFQKERQINLIKEFCEEEIIYLGKHGGKLFPKLEETLKALSEKYKLFIVSNCQDGYIQCFLKAHRLEKYFQDFECPGVTGLSKGENNKLVIKRNELKNPIYVGDTNKDAESAKIAGIPFVYARYGFGQVEKCDYDYVIDSFEELLSIDL